From Nitratidesulfovibrio vulgaris str. Hildenborough, a single genomic window includes:
- the iorA gene encoding indolepyruvate ferredoxin oxidoreductase subunit alpha, translating to MSHPLLADTPGERHLLLGNEAIVRGALEAGINVVTCYPGTPSSEVPDTFRRIGGDGRYRLEYSVNEKVALEVGAGAALAGALTLVTMKHVGVNVAADPLLTMTYTGLPGGLVLLSADDPGCHSSQNEQDNRTYARFAGMPCFEPATAQEAKDMAREALLLSRETQQPVLLRTTTRVNHLRGGVTYGALPEPAAVVPFERNPRRFVPVPAVARARHFAQADVLGRVAELASASPWNTVHGEGRIGVIASGISRAYLADALHERGLEGRVKVLELGFTWPLPERLLVDFLSGCDKVLVLEELEPLLERDVRALVQRLGLGVDVTGKGGVLTVFGEYSTTIVGDALSAFLGETPAAPVQCSPDAASMELPMRPPNLCAGCSHRAVYYAVRKVFGDDAYYSSDIGCYTLGLLPPLSMADFLFCMGSSISSGSGFAAASGRPVVAYIGDSTFFHSGITGLANALFNKHDVLVVILDNGTTAMTGHQPNPGVDAAVLGDACLHLDIEAIVRGCGVEQVATVHPYNLKATMAALEDMKQRTGVRVIIAQEPCVLYARRTLKKAARQTAYVAEQGPEVEACLAELACPAFRRDGQDIAIDSEQCSGCMVCLQVSSKIKARKRSA from the coding sequence ATGTCGCATCCGCTGCTGGCCGACACCCCCGGAGAACGCCACCTGCTTCTCGGGAACGAGGCCATCGTCCGCGGCGCGCTCGAAGCAGGCATCAATGTTGTGACCTGCTATCCGGGCACGCCTTCCTCCGAAGTGCCGGATACGTTCAGACGTATCGGCGGCGACGGTCGCTACCGACTCGAGTATTCCGTCAACGAGAAAGTCGCCCTTGAAGTGGGTGCGGGCGCGGCATTGGCCGGTGCCCTCACGCTGGTCACCATGAAGCATGTGGGCGTCAATGTGGCTGCCGACCCGCTGCTGACCATGACCTACACCGGGCTGCCCGGCGGGCTTGTCCTGCTTTCGGCCGACGACCCGGGCTGCCATTCCAGCCAGAACGAGCAGGACAACAGGACCTACGCCCGCTTCGCCGGAATGCCGTGCTTCGAGCCTGCCACCGCGCAAGAAGCGAAGGACATGGCCCGCGAGGCCCTGCTGCTTTCGCGTGAGACGCAGCAGCCTGTGCTGCTGCGCACCACCACCCGCGTCAACCACCTGCGGGGTGGCGTGACCTACGGCGCACTGCCCGAACCTGCGGCGGTAGTGCCCTTCGAGCGCAACCCCCGGCGTTTCGTCCCCGTTCCCGCCGTGGCGCGGGCGCGGCATTTCGCACAGGCCGACGTGCTCGGTCGCGTGGCCGAACTCGCCTCCGCATCGCCGTGGAACACGGTGCACGGTGAGGGGCGCATCGGCGTCATCGCCTCCGGCATCTCCCGCGCCTACCTTGCCGACGCCTTGCATGAACGCGGCCTTGAAGGCCGGGTCAAGGTTCTCGAACTTGGCTTCACATGGCCCCTGCCCGAACGCCTGCTCGTCGACTTCCTCTCCGGCTGCGACAAGGTTCTCGTGCTTGAAGAGCTCGAACCGTTGCTGGAACGCGATGTGCGGGCCCTGGTGCAGCGTCTTGGCCTTGGCGTCGATGTGACGGGCAAGGGTGGCGTGCTGACGGTCTTCGGCGAGTATTCCACCACCATCGTGGGCGATGCTCTCTCCGCCTTCCTCGGAGAGACACCTGCCGCCCCGGTGCAGTGTTCTCCCGATGCGGCGTCGATGGAACTCCCCATGCGTCCGCCGAACCTCTGCGCCGGTTGTTCGCACCGTGCCGTCTACTATGCGGTACGTAAGGTGTTCGGCGATGATGCCTACTATTCCAGTGACATCGGTTGCTACACCCTCGGGCTGCTGCCTCCCTTGAGCATGGCCGACTTCCTGTTCTGCATGGGGTCTTCCATCTCGTCGGGGTCCGGTTTCGCCGCGGCCTCGGGACGGCCTGTGGTGGCGTACATCGGCGACTCCACGTTCTTCCATTCCGGCATCACCGGACTGGCCAACGCGCTGTTCAACAAGCACGACGTGCTCGTGGTCATCCTCGACAACGGTACGACCGCCATGACGGGGCATCAGCCCAACCCCGGTGTGGATGCCGCTGTGCTCGGCGACGCCTGTCTGCATCTCGACATCGAGGCCATCGTGCGTGGTTGCGGGGTCGAACAGGTTGCCACGGTGCACCCCTACAACCTCAAGGCGACCATGGCCGCCCTTGAGGACATGAAGCAGCGCACGGGTGTGCGTGTCATCATCGCACAGGAGCCTTGCGTGCTCTACGCCCGTCGCACCCTCAAGAAGGCTGCGCGCCAGACCGCCTATGTCGCCGAACAGGGGCCGGAAGTCGAAGCGTGCCTTGCCGAACTGGCGTGCCCCGCATTCAGGCGTGACGGGCAGGACATCGCCATCGACAGCGAGCAGTGCAGCGGTTGCATGGTGTGCCTGCAAGTGTCCAGCAAGATCAAGGCCCGAAAGAGGAGCGCGTGA
- a CDS encoding tetratricopeptide repeat protein — MAETPLRPNLQHTNLPSNTLLGSLQGEVGTEAAPMLQFVLDHVRIIAGAVGLFVLVVVIAGGWRMYTRNTLESAQTELGRIVVTMQGKDRLDALTAFADNSPSSLKNAVRLEEAATAMELGDYQRAAAAYAALSGDDGGAGVVAGISQAGALVASGKAAEALAVLEKTETAAPEAARNLVRMQLAVAAEAAGQPARALAACEAVLASGNTAESDYLRFKVQDLKARIAAKG; from the coding sequence ATGGCTGAAACTCCCCTGCGGCCCAATCTTCAGCATACCAACCTTCCCTCGAATACACTTCTCGGGTCACTTCAGGGAGAGGTGGGAACCGAAGCCGCGCCCATGTTGCAGTTCGTCCTCGATCACGTGCGTATCATCGCCGGGGCGGTCGGCCTGTTCGTTCTTGTCGTCGTGATTGCCGGTGGATGGCGCATGTACACGCGGAACACGCTCGAATCCGCACAGACGGAACTTGGCCGTATCGTTGTCACGATGCAAGGCAAGGACCGTCTCGACGCCCTGACGGCCTTCGCCGACAACAGTCCATCATCGTTGAAGAATGCCGTGCGCCTTGAAGAGGCCGCCACCGCCATGGAACTGGGCGACTACCAGAGGGCCGCCGCCGCCTACGCCGCACTCTCGGGTGACGACGGCGGGGCCGGTGTCGTGGCAGGCATCTCGCAAGCCGGGGCGCTTGTGGCGTCCGGCAAGGCTGCCGAAGCTCTCGCCGTTCTTGAAAAGACAGAGACCGCCGCGCCTGAAGCGGCGCGCAATCTCGTGCGTATGCAACTTGCCGTGGCGGCCGAGGCTGCCGGGCAGCCCGCAAGGGCACTCGCCGCCTGTGAGGCTGTTCTGGCCTCCGGCAACACGGCCGAGTCCGACTATCTGCGGTTCAAGGTACAGGACCTGAAGGCGCGCATCGCCGCCAAGGGCTAA